From one Bombyx mori chromosome 5, ASM3026992v2 genomic stretch:
- the Cb10 gene encoding wing disc-specific protein isoform X1 yields the protein MFMHRFIKATDNKILTLYFRSFTTMELKYYYILTVVSLVSGTPHGYGTKGGASAKAESGAIAGAIGGITGLPLSVPPGGGFSGSFSKSSSSSFSSSSASSSSSSSSFSFSGTGQANGCGSGSCKQNGINTDLGNHGPGILGTGHTYNSAANSAGLSHTDALSASVSHSGPENKLPCHGNGCGSIGTGQLYSGNNVPGSSYDGFVSGPQTFTNVENKFPCSGNGCGTTGAGSSYGSAAASESSHSDNLSGTHSLSDSGNNTPCSGSTCKVNGIESSYDDNNAAVSSHPSIPSGSHTHHNGGNKLLCSGKDCSSANTPCEGLSCSGSTIDTKCQFGKCSQSTSDNLNIEKHCGSGQCNSTPEKVLTNVENCKSGQCATNYEQTKAPNSYDIPVKSKPTQSLSNLNFDKTSSPSPYHHGSTETGSGINCDHGSCKHSHVDHNSKPLETTGTLNLNQGFHDTKCDTPNCQTYNYDSSASPGDSFAPGVHKPGIYLTTPNIGPACSTPNCNPAQNTVTGSKPSSYNVPIQSVLNKPTNDKSPFDNSNLSLDGISSSCASGKCTGHNKPTNVDVTLIKYPTAIQDSPTHYPTGTVACNTPNCAKEAEATQIDNKPVFEHGVSITPCKTANCGSSTSGPNYASHIGAALSPPNYANPLPTLPPYQSNGATFATVPKHPGTPQYFLSHETPPSTVLLTPTCTTRDCAGNAVLKPGFAPPIQPTIPYQQTNIVPSTPFYNTHTNNLSNCNTPNCASSSANHAKLPNYSGGFGGTTTSFLKPNDYSLSHSNVGASSNAGVSTGINTKPNAVQKPNADSSTDQNQPTYSGGFGGPSGLLTPNAVGTQQVVHNQVKPTHSGNPSLPSYSGSFGISTGTVKPHDSHPVNFGTLSDSNRLPTNNVLGTNIQVGAGTTSHIDHKPASTDKELPQYNGGFGGPSGLLKPNEFKVPIKNIIVSKPVTSQQTPSSCSSGNCDNHATAAASGATAQAEAVAYAGGFGGPPGVLQPHDHGKLEHSGLGTNHALGSQFATSQGSDKALGSGTTSGVGSSTDFQAGFGKSNGEIGTPKAGIISTATAQATAVASATASAGFKTGIHGHEDKPSGGCGGGCDSNGGSHGSSSNLGHAGGLAYSKSGHLYGWNGGQNVAAGASAKSVAGAISDARAFGYGGSAHATASAHASAGFPTKGGKMIISDHNNTKLKKQSLLNMTIDHRQYLPTDCR from the exons ATGTTTATGCATCGCTTTATAAAAGCGACCgacaacaaaatattaacattgtattTTAGAAGCTTCACGACGATGGAGCtcaagtattattatattttaactgtAGTGAGTTTAGTGAGTGGGACTCCTCATGGATACGGAACTAAAGGGGGAGCATCAGCGAAAG CTGAGTCAGGGGCCATAGCTGGAGCGATTGGTGGCATAACCGGACTACCACTCTCTGTACCCCCGGGTGGTGGCTTCTCTGGTAGTTTCTCAAAATCATCTTCATCTAGTTTCTCATCATCCAGCGCTAGTTCTAGCTCGAGTTCAAGTTCTTTTAGTTTTTCTGGAACTGGGCAGGCTAATGGATGCGGATCAGGAAGCTGCAAACAAAATGGCATTAATACCGATCTTGGCAACCATGGACCTGGAATCCTTGGAACCGGGCACACATATAACTCAGCTGCGAACTCTGCCGGATTATCCCACACTGATGCTTTAAGCGCTTCTGTAAGTCACAGTGGCCCAGAAAACAAATTACCTTGCCATGGAAACGGCTGTGGGAGCATCGGAACTGGTCAATTATACAGTGGTAACAACGTACCAGGGTCATCCTACGATGGATTCGTAAGTGGCCCACAAACCTTTACAAATGTGGAAAATAAATTTCCGTGTTCTGGAAACGGCTGTGGAACCACTGGAGCTGGTTCATCATATGGGAGTGCTGCTGCTTCAGAGTCATCGCACTCTGACAACTTAAGTGGTACACATAGTCTTAGTGATTCTGGAAACAACACTCCGTGCTCTGGAAGTACTTGCAAAGTCAACGGTATCGAATCATCATACGACGACAACAACGCAGCAGTATCATCTCACCCTTCTATCCCAAGTGGCTCGCACACGCACCATAATGGGGGAAATAAACTTCTATGCTCTGGAAAGGATTGCTCTAGTGCAAACACTCCGTGTGAAGGTCTCAGCTGTAGTGGCAGTACCATTGATACAAAATGTCAATTTGGTAAATGTTCACAAAGCACATCAGacaatttgaatattgaaaaacaTTGCGGCTCTGGGCAGTGTAATTCAACTCCCGAAAAAGTGTTGACAAATGTGGAAAACTGTAAGTCAGGCCAGTGTGCAACCAATTACGAACAAACGAAAGCACCCAACTCTTATGATATACCTGTTAAATCAAAACCGACCCAAAGTTTatcgaatttgaattttgataaaACATCTTCACCATCTCCTTATCACCATGGATCTACTGAAACTGGTAGCGGCATCAATTGTGACCATGGAAGTTGTAAGCACTCTCATGTTGATCACAATTCCAAACCACTTGAAACGACTGGCACCTTAAATTTGAACCAAGGTTTTCATGATACAAAATGCGATACGCCGAACTGTCAAACATACAATTACGACTCCAGTGCATCACCTGGTGATAGTTTTGCTCCGGGGGTCCATAAACCTGGAATTTATTTGACGACTCCAAATATCGGCCCTGCTTGTTCGACTCCGAATTGTAATCCGGCACAAAATACTGTTACCGGAAGTAAACCATCTAGTTATAATGTGCCTATTCAATCTGTTCTCAACAAACCAACAAATGACAAATCACCATTCGACAACAGTAACTTATCACTAGATGGTATTTCATCAAGTTGTGCTTCTGGGAAATGCACCGGACATAACAAACCAACCAACGTAGATGTTACCCTCATCAAATACCCAACAGCTATACAAGATTCTCCAACACATTATCCTACTGGCACTGTTGCTTGTAATACCCCAAATTGCGCCAAAGAAGCTGAAGCAACGCAAATAGATAACAAACCTGTATTCGAACACGGAGTTTCTATAACTCCTTGTAAAACAGCAAATTGTGGATCTAGTACAAGTGGTCCAAATTATGCATCTCATATTGGTGCCGCTTTATCTCCACCAAACTACGCCAATCCACTACCTACGTTACCACCATATCAATCAAATGGCGCAACATTTGCCACAGTTCCTAAACATCCAGGAACTccacaatattttttgtctcaCGAAACTCCTCCTTCAACAGTACTTCTTACTCCGACTTGCACTACACGAGATTGTGCTGGAAACGCTGTTTTAAAACCTGGATTTGCCCCACCAATACAACCTACAATACCCTATCAACAAACAAATATCGTACCATCTACGCCATTTTACAATACTCATACTAATAATTTATCCAATTGCAATACGCCGAATTGTGCCTCTTCCTCTGCTAATCATGCCAAACTTCCAAATTATAGCGGAGGATTTGGAGGTACAACAACAAGCTTTTTGAAACCAAATGATTATAGCCTATCTCATTCAAATGTCGGTGCGTCTTCTAATGCTGGCGTTTCAACTGGAATTAACACAAAACCTAATGCAGTTCAAAAACCAAATGCAGATTCATCAACAGATCAAAATCAACCCACCTATTCTGGTGGTTTTGGTGGACCATCAGGCTTACTTACACCGAATGCTGTCGGTACCCAACAAGTTGTACACAATCAAGTAAAACCCACTCACAGTGGGAACCCAAGTCTTCCTTCTTATTCTGGCAGCTTTGGAATATCTACAGGAACTGTCAAACCCCATGACTCCCATCCTGTGAACTTTGGAACTTTGTCAGACTCCAATAGATTGCCAACCAATAATGTACTCGGAACTAATATTCAAGTTGGAGCTGGGACTACTTCACATATTGATCATAAGCCTGCTTCCACTGACAAAGAGCTCCCACAGTATAATGGAGGATTCGGTGGACCATCCGGCCTATTAAAACCAAACGAATTTAAAGTaccaattaaaaacataattgttaGTAAACCTGTAACATCACAACAAACTCCCAGTAGCTGTTCTTCAGGAAATTGTGACAACCATGCAACTGCTGCTGCAAGCGGTGCTACAGCACAAGCTGAAGCTGTGGCTTATGCAGGAGGTTTCGGAGGACCACCAGGCGTTCTTCAGCCTCATGATCATGGAAAGCTCGAACATTCTGGCCTAGGAACAAATCATGCATTAGGAAGTCAATTTGCTACAAGTCAAGGCAGTGATAAAGCTTTAGGTAGCGGCACTACAAGCGGTGTCGGATCTTCTACAGATTTTCAAGCTGGTTTTGGTAAATCAAACGGAGAAATAGGGACCCCCAAAGCAGGAATTATATCTACGGCAACTGCCCAAGCTACTGCTGTCGCCTCAGCTACAGCGTCTGCTGGATTTAAAACTGGGATTCATGGTCACGAAGATAAACCCTCTGGAGGTTGTGGAGGCGGCTGCGATTCTAATGGAGGTTCCCACGGTAGTAGTTCAAACCTTGGACATGCTGGCGGACTAGCTTACTCGAAATCTGGACACTTATATGGTTGGAATGGTGGGCAGAATGTTGCTGCGGGTGCTTCAGCAAAAAGTGTTGCAGGTGCAATAAGTGACGCGCGAGCCTTTGGATACGGCGGCTCAGCGCATGCAACTGCTTCAGCTCACGCGTCTGCTGGTTTTCCCACAAAAGGAGGTAAGATGATAATTTCTGATCACAACAACACGAAATTAAAGAAACAATCATTGCTCAATATGACAATAGATCACAGACAGTATTTGCCCACAGATTgtaggtaa
- the Cb10 gene encoding wing disc-specific protein (The RefSeq protein has 1 substitution compared to this genomic sequence) yields the protein MELKYYYILTVVSLVSGTPHGYGTKGGASAKAESGAIAGAIGGITGLPLSVPPGGGFSGSFSKSSSSSFSSSSASSSSSSSSFSFSGTGQANGCGSGSCKQNGINTDLGNHGPGILGTGHTYNSAANSAGLSHTDALSASVSHSGPENKLPCHGNGCGSIGTGQLYSGNNVPGSSYDGFVSGPQTFTNVENKFPCSGNGCGTTGAGSSYGSAAASESSHSDNLSGTHSLSDSGNNTPCSGSTCKVNGIESSYDDNNAAVSSHPSIPSGSHTHHNGGNKLLCSGKDCSSANTPCEGLSCSGSTIDTKCQFGKCSQSTSDNLNIEKHCGSGQCNSTPEKVLTNVENCKSGQCATNYEQTKAPNSYDIPVKSKPTQSLSNLNFDKTSSPSPYHHGSTETGSGINCDHGSCKHSHVDHNSKPLETTGTLNLNQGFHDTKCDTPNCQTYNYDSSASPGDSFAPGVHKPGIYLTTPNIGPACSTPNCNPAQNTVTGSKPSSYNVPIQSVLNKPTNDKSPFDNSNLSLDGISSSCASGKCTGHNKPTNVDVTLIKYPTAIQDSPTHYPTGTVACNTPNCAKEAEATQIDNKPVFEHGVSITPCKTANCGSSTSGPNYASHIGAALSPPNYANPLPTLPPYQSNGATFATVPKHPGTPQYFLSHETPPSTVLLTPTCTTRDCAGNAVLKPGFAPPIQPTIPYQQTNIVPSTPFYNTHTNNLSNCNTPNCASSSANHAKLPNYSGGFGGTTTSFLKPNDYSLSHSNVGASSNAGVSTGINTKPNAVQKPNADSSTDQNQPTYSGGFGGPSGLLTPNAVGTQQVVHNQVKPTHSGNPSLPSYSGSFGISTGTVKPHDSHPVNFGTLSDSNRLPTNNVLGTNIQVGAGTTSHIDHKPASTDKELPQYNGGFGGPSGLLKPNEFKVPIKNIIVSKPVTSQQTPSSCSSGNCDNHATAAASGATAQAEAVAYAGGFGGPPGVLQPHDHGKLEHSGLGTNHALGSQFATSQGSDKALGSGTTSGVGSSTDFQAGFGKSNGEIGTPXAGIISTATAQATAVASATASAGFKTGIHGHEDKPSGGCGGGCDSNGGSHGSSSNLGHAGGLAYSKSGHLYGWNGGQNVAAGASAKSVAGAISDARAFGYGGSAHATASAHASAGFPTKGGYGG from the exons ATGGAGCtcaagtattattatattttaactgtAGTGAGTTTAGTGAGTGGGACTCCTCATGGATACGGAACTAAAGGGGGAGCATCAGCGAAAG CTGAGTCAGGGGCCATAGCTGGAGCGATTGGTGGCATAACCGGACTACCACTCTCTGTACCCCCGGGTGGTGGCTTCTCTGGTAGTTTCTCAAAATCATCTTCATCTAGTTTCTCATCATCCAGCGCTAGTTCTAGCTCGAGTTCAAGTTCTTTTAGTTTTTCTGGAACTGGGCAGGCTAATGGATGCGGATCAGGAAGCTGCAAACAAAATGGCATTAATACCGATCTTGGCAACCATGGACCTGGAATCCTTGGAACCGGGCACACATATAACTCAGCTGCGAACTCTGCCGGATTATCCCACACTGATGCTTTAAGCGCTTCTGTAAGTCACAGTGGCCCAGAAAACAAATTACCTTGCCATGGAAACGGCTGTGGGAGCATCGGAACTGGTCAATTATACAGTGGTAACAACGTACCAGGGTCATCCTACGATGGATTCGTAAGTGGCCCACAAACCTTTACAAATGTGGAAAATAAATTTCCGTGTTCTGGAAACGGCTGTGGAACCACTGGAGCTGGTTCATCATATGGGAGTGCTGCTGCTTCAGAGTCATCGCACTCTGACAACTTAAGTGGTACACATAGTCTTAGTGATTCTGGAAACAACACTCCGTGCTCTGGAAGTACTTGCAAAGTCAACGGTATCGAATCATCATACGACGACAACAACGCAGCAGTATCATCTCACCCTTCTATCCCAAGTGGCTCGCACACGCACCATAATGGGGGAAATAAACTTCTATGCTCTGGAAAGGATTGCTCTAGTGCAAACACTCCGTGTGAAGGTCTCAGCTGTAGTGGCAGTACCATTGATACAAAATGTCAATTTGGTAAATGTTCACAAAGCACATCAGacaatttgaatattgaaaaacaTTGCGGCTCTGGGCAGTGTAATTCAACTCCCGAAAAAGTGTTGACAAATGTGGAAAACTGTAAGTCAGGCCAGTGTGCAACCAATTACGAACAAACGAAAGCACCCAACTCTTATGATATACCTGTTAAATCAAAACCGACCCAAAGTTTatcgaatttgaattttgataaaACATCTTCACCATCTCCTTATCACCATGGATCTACTGAAACTGGTAGCGGCATCAATTGTGACCATGGAAGTTGTAAGCACTCTCATGTTGATCACAATTCCAAACCACTTGAAACGACTGGCACCTTAAATTTGAACCAAGGTTTTCATGATACAAAATGCGATACGCCGAACTGTCAAACATACAATTACGACTCCAGTGCATCACCTGGTGATAGTTTTGCTCCGGGGGTCCATAAACCTGGAATTTATTTGACGACTCCAAATATCGGCCCTGCTTGTTCGACTCCGAATTGTAATCCGGCACAAAATACTGTTACCGGAAGTAAACCATCTAGTTATAATGTGCCTATTCAATCTGTTCTCAACAAACCAACAAATGACAAATCACCATTCGACAACAGTAACTTATCACTAGATGGTATTTCATCAAGTTGTGCTTCTGGGAAATGCACCGGACATAACAAACCAACCAACGTAGATGTTACCCTCATCAAATACCCAACAGCTATACAAGATTCTCCAACACATTATCCTACTGGCACTGTTGCTTGTAATACCCCAAATTGCGCCAAAGAAGCTGAAGCAACGCAAATAGATAACAAACCTGTATTCGAACACGGAGTTTCTATAACTCCTTGTAAAACAGCAAATTGTGGATCTAGTACAAGTGGTCCAAATTATGCATCTCATATTGGTGCCGCTTTATCTCCACCAAACTACGCCAATCCACTACCTACGTTACCACCATATCAATCAAATGGCGCAACATTTGCCACAGTTCCTAAACATCCAGGAACTccacaatattttttgtctcaCGAAACTCCTCCTTCAACAGTACTTCTTACTCCGACTTGCACTACACGAGATTGTGCTGGAAACGCTGTTTTAAAACCTGGATTTGCCCCACCAATACAACCTACAATACCCTATCAACAAACAAATATCGTACCATCTACGCCATTTTACAATACTCATACTAATAATTTATCCAATTGCAATACGCCGAATTGTGCCTCTTCCTCTGCTAATCATGCCAAACTTCCAAATTATAGCGGAGGATTTGGAGGTACAACAACAAGCTTTTTGAAACCAAATGATTATAGCCTATCTCATTCAAATGTCGGTGCGTCTTCTAATGCTGGCGTTTCAACTGGAATTAACACAAAACCTAATGCAGTTCAAAAACCAAATGCAGATTCATCAACAGATCAAAATCAACCCACCTATTCTGGTGGTTTTGGTGGACCATCAGGCTTACTTACACCGAATGCTGTCGGTACCCAACAAGTTGTACACAATCAAGTAAAACCCACTCACAGTGGGAACCCAAGTCTTCCTTCTTATTCTGGCAGCTTTGGAATATCTACAGGAACTGTCAAACCCCATGACTCCCATCCTGTGAACTTTGGAACTTTGTCAGACTCCAATAGATTGCCAACCAATAATGTACTCGGAACTAATATTCAAGTTGGAGCTGGGACTACTTCACATATTGATCATAAGCCTGCTTCCACTGACAAAGAGCTCCCACAGTATAATGGAGGATTCGGTGGACCATCCGGCCTATTAAAACCAAACGAATTTAAAGTaccaattaaaaacataattgttaGTAAACCTGTAACATCACAACAAACTCCCAGTAGCTGTTCTTCAGGAAATTGTGACAACCATGCAACTGCTGCTGCAAGCGGTGCTACAGCACAAGCTGAAGCTGTGGCTTATGCAGGAGGTTTCGGAGGACCACCAGGCGTTCTTCAGCCTCATGATCATGGAAAGCTCGAACATTCTGGCCTAGGAACAAATCATGCATTAGGAAGTCAATTTGCTACAAGTCAAGGCAGTGATAAAGCTTTAGGTAGCGGCACTACAAGCGGTGTCGGATCTTCTACAGATTTTCAAGCTGGTTTTGGTAAATCAAACGGAGAAATAGGGACCCCCAAAGCAGGAATTATATCTACGGCAACTGCCCAAGCTACTGCTGTCGCCTCAGCTACAGCGTCTGCTGGATTTAAAACTGGGATTCATGGTCACGAAGATAAACCCTCTGGAGGTTGTGGAGGCGGCTGCGATTCTAATGGAGGTTCCCACGGTAGTAGTTCAAACCTTGGACATGCTGGCGGACTAGCTTACTCGAAATCTGGACACTTATATGGTTGGAATGGTGGGCAGAATGTTGCTGCGGGTGCTTCAGCAAAAAGTGTTGCAGGTGCAATAAGTGACGCGCGAGCCTTTGGATACGGCGGCTCAGCGCATGCAACTGCTTCAGCTCACGCGTCTGCTGGTTTTCCCACAAAAGGAG GTTACGGAGGCTAG
- the LOC101746304 gene encoding uncharacterized protein LOC101746304: MQRRTIMMRSRRSVTRTIMNASVALVLCFVLGSAVGYNLQRDAPYNIGPNDPYKFDYTNLGQEQSQRLFWGNQGSNQVGGSGLWSHLTNKFPFLQTMFGRMELPTKYGVPNQYDLSSVYGAPSASSFGNQPQQFYQTPQYYQTPQFYQRPQPGQFGQRFAPSGRDVAFTDDAVIVTPPFVPAIQPAPAPAPFPAPAPAPVPSPSPNPQPGYQYNKPQYRLELPHK; this comes from the exons ATGCAAAGACGAACGATAATGATGCGCAGTCGTCGATCAGTCACTCGTACGATAATGAATGCGTCCGTTGCTCTTGTGTTGTGCTTTGTTCTCG GCAGTGCCGTAGGATACAATCTGCAGAGGGATGCTCCGTACAATATCGGACCCAATGATCCATATAAGTTCGATTACACGAACTTAGGACAGGAGCAATCTCAACGATTGTTCTGGGGCAATCAAGGATCTAATCAAGTCGGCGGGTCTGGACTATGGTCTCATTTAACGAACAAGTTTCCGTTCTTACAAACTATGTTCGGGCGCATGGAATTACCAACCAAATATGGGGTCCCGAACCAGTACGATTTATCTAGCGTATACGGCGCACCGAGTGCATCGAGCTTTGGGAATCAGCCTCAGCAATTTTATCAGACGCCACAGTATTATCAGACGCCACAATTTTACCAGCGTCCGCAGCCTGGACAGTTTGGGCAAAGGTTCGCTCCGTCCGGTCGTGATGTAGCGTTCACTGACGACGCTGTGATTGTAACCCCGCCCTTCGTGCCGGCAATCCAACCAGCTCCTGCACCAGCGCCTTTCCCGGCACCAGCCCCAGCACCCGTGCCGTCACCTTCCCCTAACCCTCAACCTGGCTATCAATACAACAAACCACAATACAGATTAGAGTTGCCTCATAAATAG